One region of Duncaniella freteri genomic DNA includes:
- a CDS encoding outer membrane protein assembly factor, giving the protein MRTNLSHIITLLVAIICCALPSRAQLASDTIVNPTVIFSGLPKTYEIAGIRIVGADNYEEKNIIGYSGLKLGDYVQIPGSDITDAAKRLWKQGLFSNVKITVDKVAGNKAWLCFNLRQQPRISSIVYSGVKKGEQKDLDDALQLHRGNQITQNIVNRAEQIIQKYYSNKGFGKAQVKIDLAEDLSAPNEVIVNINVKKHDKVKVHKIYIDGNEVLSDNQVQRAMKKTNEKGKLINLFKQKKFVESDYEDDLERIIAKYNEKGYRDATILSDSVVPFDDKTVDVYITLDEGKKYYLNNVSWVGNTVYPTYILDNILGMQKGDVYNQKLINKRTAADGDEDAVSNYYMDKGYLFFQLVPIEKNVHGDSIDLEMRIMEGPQARINNVVINGNDRLYEKVIRRELRVKPGELFSKTDLMRSAREIAQTGHFDPENMDIRPEPNDEDGTVDILFNLASKSNDQFEFSMGWGQTGIIGKVAIKFTNFSIKNLFYPNSYRGLIPQGEGQQFTISAQTNARYYQAYSISFLDPWFGGKRPNSLSVSAYYSRQTGVNSSYYNNRYMNNYYNSYYGGMYNNYGYGYNDYYNNAIENAYDPNKYLQMLGVNVGFGKRLDWPDDWFTFQAEIGYNWYHVKNWAYLLNMQNGTSNSLVLGLTLSRNSIDNPQYTRTGSTFSLNLQMTPPASLFGKKDWKKLSEENTDAAHRELYRWIEYWKLRFNSRTYTPLTNPEGKYTLVLMTRADIGLLGSYNRYLKSPFETFYVGGDGMSGSYTYAQETIALRGYDNGQLTPYYEGGGRAYTRFGVELHFPFMLQPTTTIYGLTFLEGGNAWSDIKKFQPFDIKRSAGVGVRIFLPMVGMMGIDWAYGFDKVYGEKGGSHFHFILGQEF; this is encoded by the coding sequence ATGCGTACCAATCTGTCACATATCATCACATTGCTCGTAGCAATAATCTGTTGCGCGCTCCCTTCGCGGGCTCAGCTCGCCTCCGACACCATAGTCAATCCCACTGTGATATTCAGCGGTCTGCCCAAGACCTATGAAATAGCCGGAATCCGCATAGTCGGAGCCGACAACTATGAAGAAAAGAACATCATAGGATACTCAGGGCTGAAACTCGGCGACTACGTACAGATACCCGGCAGCGACATCACCGATGCCGCCAAACGCCTGTGGAAACAGGGTCTGTTCTCCAACGTAAAGATCACTGTCGACAAAGTGGCAGGCAACAAGGCTTGGCTATGCTTCAACCTGCGCCAGCAGCCGCGCATATCATCGATAGTGTACTCAGGCGTGAAGAAGGGTGAACAGAAGGATCTTGATGACGCTCTACAGCTCCATCGAGGCAACCAGATCACCCAGAACATCGTGAACCGCGCCGAGCAGATCATCCAGAAGTACTATAGCAACAAGGGCTTCGGCAAGGCTCAGGTAAAAATCGATCTCGCCGAGGACCTGTCAGCTCCCAACGAGGTGATAGTCAACATCAACGTCAAGAAACACGACAAGGTCAAGGTCCACAAGATCTACATCGACGGCAATGAAGTGCTCTCCGACAATCAGGTGCAGCGCGCCATGAAAAAGACCAACGAGAAAGGCAAGCTCATCAACCTTTTCAAGCAGAAGAAGTTTGTCGAAAGCGATTATGAGGACGACCTTGAGCGCATCATCGCAAAATACAACGAAAAAGGCTATCGCGACGCCACAATTCTCAGTGACTCCGTTGTCCCATTCGACGACAAGACTGTCGACGTCTACATCACCCTTGATGAAGGAAAGAAATACTACCTCAACAATGTGTCATGGGTAGGCAACACCGTATATCCCACCTACATCCTCGACAATATCCTCGGGATGCAGAAAGGTGATGTGTACAACCAGAAGCTCATCAACAAGCGCACAGCCGCCGATGGCGACGAGGATGCCGTATCCAACTACTACATGGATAAGGGTTATCTATTCTTCCAGCTCGTTCCTATCGAAAAGAACGTCCACGGCGACTCCATCGACCTGGAGATGCGCATCATGGAGGGCCCGCAGGCACGCATCAACAATGTGGTGATCAACGGCAACGACCGTCTCTACGAAAAAGTGATACGTCGCGAGCTGCGTGTAAAGCCCGGAGAACTCTTCTCAAAGACCGACCTCATGCGCTCTGCCCGCGAAATCGCCCAGACCGGACACTTCGATCCTGAGAACATGGACATCCGCCCCGAGCCTAACGATGAGGACGGCACCGTGGATATCCTCTTCAACCTTGCATCCAAGTCCAACGACCAGTTTGAATTCTCCATGGGATGGGGTCAGACCGGTATCATCGGAAAGGTTGCCATAAAGTTCACCAACTTCTCTATAAAGAACCTCTTCTACCCCAACTCCTACCGCGGGCTTATCCCGCAGGGCGAGGGTCAGCAGTTCACTATCTCCGCTCAGACCAATGCCCGCTACTATCAGGCATACTCGATATCTTTCCTTGACCCATGGTTCGGAGGTAAACGCCCCAACTCCCTCTCCGTGTCGGCATACTACAGCCGTCAGACAGGAGTCAACTCCTCTTACTACAACAACCGTTACATGAACAACTATTACAATTCATATTACGGTGGCATGTACAACAACTATGGCTACGGTTACAACGACTACTACAACAACGCCATAGAGAACGCCTACGACCCCAACAAGTATCTTCAGATGCTCGGCGTGAACGTAGGCTTCGGCAAGCGTCTCGACTGGCCTGACGACTGGTTCACATTCCAGGCCGAAATAGGCTACAACTGGTATCATGTGAAGAACTGGGCTTACCTTCTCAACATGCAGAACGGCACCTCCAATTCACTTGTGCTCGGTCTCACACTCAGCCGCAACTCTATCGACAACCCGCAGTACACACGTACCGGATCAACCTTCTCGCTCAACCTTCAGATGACCCCCCCCGCATCACTCTTCGGCAAGAAGGACTGGAAGAAGCTATCGGAGGAGAACACCGATGCAGCCCACCGCGAACTATACCGCTGGATCGAATACTGGAAGCTGCGGTTCAACTCACGCACCTACACCCCGCTCACCAACCCTGAAGGCAAATACACCCTTGTGCTGATGACTCGTGCCGACATCGGACTTCTCGGAAGCTACAACCGCTACCTCAAGTCACCGTTCGAGACATTCTATGTGGGTGGCGACGGCATGTCAGGCTCATACACCTATGCCCAGGAGACAATCGCCCTTCGCGGTTACGACAACGGTCAGCTCACCCCCTACTATGAGGGCGGCGGACGCGCCTACACCCGCTTCGGAGTCGAACTCCACTTCCCCTTCATGCTACAGCCCACCACTACCATCTACGGTCTGACATTCCTTGAAGGAGGTAACGCATGGAGCGACATCAAGAAGTTCCAGCCGTTTGACATCAAACGTTCCGCAGGTGTCGGTGTCCGCATCTTCCTCCCGATGGTAGGTATGATGGGTATCGACTGGGCTTACGGTTTCGACAAAGTATACGGCGAAAAGGGTGGCTCTCACTTCCACTTCATACTCGGACAGGAATTCTAA
- a CDS encoding isoprenyl transferase: protein MANIAEIDTSRLPRHVAVIMDGNGRWATSRGLDRSAGHVEGVKTVRRITEAASETGIEYLTLYTFSTENWNRPKAEVDALMHLIVIAIERETPDLIKNNVRLRMIGDVNRLPAEARERLDRCIADTAACSGLTLTLALSYSSRWEILEACRRFATDVKEGRKSPESMAADADFEQYLTTASMPDPDLLIRTGGDHRVSNYLLWQIAYAEIYVTDTFWPDFSREDFFTAIANYQNRERRFGLTSAQIK, encoded by the coding sequence ATGGCGAATATAGCTGAAATCGATACCTCACGTCTCCCGCGTCACGTGGCTGTCATCATGGACGGCAACGGCCGTTGGGCCACATCCCGCGGACTCGACCGTAGCGCAGGTCATGTCGAAGGAGTAAAAACCGTACGACGCATCACCGAGGCCGCGTCCGAGACAGGCATCGAATATCTCACGCTCTACACATTCTCAACCGAGAACTGGAACCGCCCCAAAGCCGAAGTCGACGCACTGATGCATCTGATCGTCATAGCCATCGAGCGCGAGACCCCCGACCTCATAAAGAACAATGTGCGCCTCAGAATGATAGGCGACGTAAACCGCCTCCCTGCCGAGGCACGCGAACGTCTCGACCGATGCATCGCCGACACCGCCGCATGCTCAGGGCTCACCCTCACATTGGCTCTCAGCTACTCATCACGATGGGAAATACTGGAGGCATGCCGCAGGTTTGCCACCGATGTGAAGGAAGGCAGAAAGTCACCTGAATCCATGGCTGCCGATGCCGACTTCGAGCAATATCTCACCACAGCCTCAATGCCCGACCCCGACCTGCTGATTCGCACCGGCGGGGACCACCGTGTCAGCAACTATCTCCTTTGGCAGATAGCCTATGCCGAGATATATGTCACCGACACATTCTGGCCCGACTTCTCACGCGAGGACTTCTTCACAGCAATAGCCAACTATCAGAACCGTGAACGCCGCTTCGGCCTCACATCTGCCCAGATAAAATAG
- a CDS encoding DUF6089 family protein — MAQATAQPETYRFDLGAGIGMSGYLGDANESNLLSHPGFAANASFRYLLNTRFAIRGLVNVASLSGSTADMENALPGGAVYDFSSTLCDIQARGEFNLFNYGTGEPYKQLKRLSPYLALGVGVSTASSDGSTFTAMTIPMAFGVKYKVRPRLNLSLEFAMTKVIGDHADGASLSDLYLIKSSFIKNTDWYSTLLLSVSYEFGERCIECHRLD; from the coding sequence GTGGCACAAGCCACAGCGCAGCCCGAGACCTACAGGTTCGACCTCGGCGCAGGGATAGGCATGTCAGGCTACCTCGGAGATGCCAACGAAAGCAACCTGCTCTCCCATCCAGGATTTGCCGCCAATGCATCTTTCCGCTACCTGCTGAACACCCGCTTCGCCATACGCGGACTGGTGAACGTAGCATCCCTCAGCGGATCAACCGCCGACATGGAAAACGCTCTCCCCGGAGGTGCTGTCTACGACTTCAGTTCAACCCTCTGCGACATCCAGGCCCGCGGAGAGTTCAACCTCTTCAACTACGGAACAGGAGAGCCCTACAAACAGCTGAAACGCCTCTCACCCTACCTCGCTCTCGGAGTAGGTGTGTCAACGGCTTCAAGCGATGGCAGCACTTTCACGGCAATGACGATACCAATGGCATTTGGCGTGAAATACAAGGTGCGTCCCCGGCTCAACCTCTCCCTGGAGTTCGCCATGACCAAGGTCATAGGCGACCATGCCGATGGGGCTTCTCTCTCCGATCTTTACCTCATAAAAAGCTCATTTATAAAGAATACTGACTGGTACTCCACTCTGCTACTGTCCGTCTCCTACGAGTTTGGCGAGCGGTGCATAGAGTGCCACCGTTTAGACTGA
- a CDS encoding DUF6242 domain-containing protein, whose translation MTKRFPLYLTIALLISCFTAGCNDDTSDMAVLEGDYYNCSISSFSLSKDDSVLRALDSVFFSIDLINAEIYNADSLPKGTDIRKLVVNVNAVAASSIEVTYKALVSKRDTTVNLTEHPGDSINFSDGPVEMTVTSYNGQAKLKYNIRVNVHTMVSDTLYWDQLQRVDFPKSARAQKTVMYADKPHTMLEGTDGTFYLCTTSSPEIESWSTVIPSLPSGADINSFAATTDALYITDAQGHLYTSTDGLTWSATSAVMDCVYGGYGTTLLGARKDGNTWKQVSYPASAERALPAGCPVKGTSQLVIYETKWSDNSMAIMIGGQDSAGRYTGEAWAYDGTIWDRVSTTGIDERAGVTLLPYLTPRIAANSWRVTNQSALLAMGGYYENENGKVTAKHVYISYDFGITWKEADTYLQFPSSYPAFSMAQALVIDYTLSSRSSAGGNWADIPVNGIPAWATPLDRNSGMASRIDKPVTSWECPYIFLFGGTAADGSLIPGVTRGVINRFTFKPIY comes from the coding sequence ATGACAAAAAGATTCCCATTATACCTGACTATAGCTCTGCTGATATCCTGTTTCACAGCGGGCTGTAACGACGACACCTCCGATATGGCAGTCCTTGAAGGAGACTACTACAATTGTAGCATCTCATCATTCAGTCTGTCAAAGGACGACAGTGTGCTCCGGGCACTCGACTCGGTGTTTTTCTCCATTGACCTTATCAATGCCGAGATCTACAACGCCGACTCTCTGCCAAAGGGCACCGATATCAGAAAACTTGTGGTAAACGTGAATGCGGTAGCTGCAAGTTCCATTGAGGTTACTTACAAGGCTCTTGTATCCAAGCGCGACACAACTGTCAATCTCACAGAACACCCGGGCGACAGCATCAACTTCTCCGACGGTCCTGTGGAAATGACTGTGACATCCTATAACGGACAGGCTAAGCTCAAATACAACATCCGTGTAAACGTGCATACAATGGTCAGCGACACCCTCTACTGGGATCAGCTTCAGAGAGTGGATTTCCCAAAATCCGCCCGGGCACAGAAGACCGTGATGTATGCCGACAAGCCTCACACTATGCTTGAAGGCACCGACGGCACTTTCTATCTCTGCACCACCTCAAGCCCTGAAATAGAAAGCTGGTCCACGGTCATCCCGTCGCTCCCCTCAGGTGCCGACATCAATTCATTTGCCGCCACCACCGACGCGCTCTACATAACCGATGCTCAAGGCCATCTTTACACATCCACCGATGGTCTCACATGGTCAGCGACATCAGCTGTAATGGACTGTGTTTACGGTGGATATGGAACCACTCTGCTTGGAGCACGAAAAGACGGAAACACATGGAAACAGGTATCCTATCCTGCCTCAGCCGAGCGTGCTCTTCCCGCAGGATGCCCGGTGAAAGGCACAAGCCAGCTGGTGATCTACGAGACAAAGTGGAGCGACAACTCCATGGCAATCATGATAGGCGGACAGGACAGTGCCGGACGATACACCGGCGAAGCCTGGGCATATGACGGAACAATATGGGACCGCGTGAGCACCACCGGCATTGACGAACGTGCAGGAGTCACACTCCTCCCCTATCTCACACCGCGCATCGCCGCCAACAGCTGGAGAGTCACCAACCAGTCGGCTCTGCTCGCTATGGGTGGCTATTACGAGAACGAGAACGGCAAAGTGACAGCCAAGCACGTCTACATATCCTACGACTTCGGCATCACATGGAAAGAAGCGGACACCTATCTGCAATTCCCCTCTTCATATCCTGCTTTCAGCATGGCTCAGGCTCTTGTGATTGACTACACCCTCTCCTCTCGCTCATCGGCAGGAGGAAACTGGGCAGACATACCTGTCAACGGAATCCCCGCATGGGCGACTCCGCTCGACCGCAACTCAGGCATGGCATCGCGTATCGACAAGCCTGTCACATCATGGGAATGCCCCTACATATTCCTGTTCGGAGGCACCGCTGCTGACGGAAGCCTGATCCCCGGAGTAACCCGAGGAGTCATCAACCGATTCACATTCAAGCCAATATATTAG
- the leuB gene encoding 3-isopropylmalate dehydrogenase, translated as MNFKIAVLPGDGIGPEISAQGVDVMSAVCERFGHDVEYSYALCGADAIDRTGDPFPEETFRTCLWADAVLFSAVGDPRFDNDPTAKVRPEQGLLAMRKKLGLFANIRPVETFDCLIHMSPLRKEIIEGADFVCIRELTGGMYFGEKFERDDRAYDTNAYTRNEIERILRVAYAYAGRRRKHLTVVDKANVLASSRLWRKVAQEMAPQYPDITTDYMYVDNAAMRMIQDPRFFDVIVTENTFGDILTDEGSVISGSMGLLPSASTGEKTPVFEPIHGSWPQAKGKNIANPIAQILSVAMLFEHFCLTEEGAAIRQAVNAALDANVRTPEIQIPDGPFYGTREVGAWIVDYIRNH; from the coding sequence ATGAATTTCAAGATAGCAGTTCTCCCCGGCGACGGTATCGGACCGGAAATCTCGGCTCAGGGCGTCGATGTGATGTCGGCAGTATGTGAGCGATTCGGACATGATGTTGAATACAGCTACGCTCTCTGCGGAGCCGACGCCATTGACAGGACAGGCGACCCTTTCCCCGAAGAGACCTTCCGTACATGCCTGTGGGCCGATGCGGTGCTCTTTTCCGCGGTGGGCGATCCAAGATTTGACAACGACCCCACTGCCAAAGTGCGACCCGAACAGGGGCTTCTCGCAATGAGAAAAAAACTCGGGCTGTTCGCCAACATCCGCCCGGTCGAGACCTTCGATTGCCTGATCCATATGTCACCGCTGCGCAAGGAGATCATCGAGGGTGCCGATTTCGTATGTATACGCGAACTTACCGGAGGTATGTATTTCGGCGAGAAATTCGAAAGAGACGACCGCGCCTACGACACCAATGCCTACACACGCAACGAGATCGAACGCATACTCCGTGTCGCCTATGCCTATGCCGGACGCCGGCGCAAGCACCTGACGGTTGTCGACAAGGCAAACGTGCTCGCATCCTCCCGCCTCTGGCGAAAAGTGGCTCAGGAGATGGCTCCGCAATATCCCGACATCACGACCGACTACATGTATGTCGACAATGCCGCCATGCGTATGATCCAGGACCCACGCTTCTTCGACGTGATTGTGACCGAAAACACCTTCGGTGACATCCTCACCGACGAAGGCTCCGTCATATCAGGCTCCATGGGGCTTCTTCCGTCAGCATCCACAGGCGAAAAGACACCAGTATTCGAACCCATACACGGCTCCTGGCCACAAGCCAAAGGGAAAAACATCGCTAACCCCATCGCACAGATCCTCTCAGTTGCAATGCTGTTCGAGCACTTCTGCCTCACTGAGGAGGGCGCGGCGATCAGGCAGGCTGTAAACGCCGCCCTCGACGCCAATGTCCGCACGCCCGAAATCCAGATTCCCGACGGTCCATTCTACGGCACCCGCGAAGTGGGTGCGTGGATAGTCGACTATATCCGAAACCATTAA
- the leuD gene encoding 3-isopropylmalate dehydratase small subunit, translating into MKEKFTTITSTCIPLPIENVDTDQIIPARFLKATSREGFGDNLFRDWRFDKDGNPIGSFVLNDPTYSGCILVAGKNFGSGSSREHAAWAIHDYGFRVVVSSFFADIHKQNELNCFVLPVTVSDDFLAELFATISSDHAAQVKVDLPAQTITNLSSGRTEHFDINPYKKQCFIEGLDDIEYLLSRRADIERFESQRQS; encoded by the coding sequence ATGAAAGAAAAATTCACCACCATAACATCAACCTGCATCCCGCTCCCTATCGAGAATGTCGACACCGATCAGATAATCCCCGCCCGGTTTCTCAAAGCCACTTCCCGTGAAGGATTCGGCGACAACCTGTTTCGCGACTGGCGTTTCGACAAGGACGGAAATCCCATAGGCTCATTCGTGCTCAACGACCCCACCTATTCAGGATGCATACTCGTGGCAGGGAAGAATTTCGGCTCGGGCTCGTCGCGCGAGCACGCCGCGTGGGCAATCCACGATTACGGATTCCGCGTAGTCGTGTCAAGCTTCTTTGCCGACATACATAAGCAGAACGAGCTCAACTGCTTCGTGCTCCCGGTCACCGTAAGTGATGATTTCCTCGCCGAGCTCTTCGCCACAATATCCTCCGACCATGCGGCACAGGTAAAAGTCGACCTGCCTGCTCAGACAATAACCAATCTCTCCTCCGGGCGAACTGAACATTTCGATATCAACCCCTACAAAAAACAATGCTTCATCGAGGGACTTGATGATATAGAATACCTCCTATCCAGGCGAGCCGACATCGAGCGTTTCGAGTCACAGCGACAATCTTAG
- the leuC gene encoding 3-isopropylmalate dehydratase large subunit, which produces MPKTLFDKIWDAHVVSHIPDGPDLLYIDRHYCHEVTSPQAFDGLRRRGIKVMRPERTVCSPDHNIPTRHQDLPITDPVSRNQVDTLVRNASEFGLTLFGLMHPKNGITHVIGPENGLTLPGQTLVCGDSHTSTHGALGALAFGIGTSEVEMVLASQCIIQTKPLKMRITVDGKLSSGVTAKDIALYIIARMTTGGATGYFVEYAGEAIRSLSMEERMTLCNMSIEMGARGGMIAPDETTFAYVKGREFAPKGEEWDKALAYWRTLPTDDGAVFDSEIHFNAADIEPRITFGTNPGMGIGITERIPAPQPEDEQGRISYDKSLSYMGFRTGEYLIGTPVDYVFLGSCTNGRIEDFRAFAGYVKGKKKAPGVTAWLVPGSWSVDRQIREEGIDIILEEAGFELRQPGCSACLAMNDDKIPAGKLAVSTSNRNFEGRQGPGARTILAGPLVAAAAAVTGKITDPRTL; this is translated from the coding sequence ATGCCAAAGACTCTTTTCGACAAGATATGGGACGCTCATGTGGTCAGCCACATACCCGACGGACCCGACCTGCTGTATATCGACCGCCATTACTGCCACGAAGTAACAAGCCCCCAGGCATTCGACGGTCTGCGCCGGCGCGGCATAAAAGTAATGCGCCCCGAACGCACCGTATGTTCTCCCGACCACAACATCCCCACCAGGCACCAGGACCTACCGATAACCGATCCTGTGTCCCGCAACCAGGTAGACACCCTCGTCAGAAACGCATCCGAATTCGGCCTGACTCTTTTCGGACTTATGCATCCCAAAAACGGTATAACCCATGTGATAGGACCTGAAAACGGGCTCACCCTTCCGGGACAGACCCTCGTATGCGGCGACTCCCATACCTCCACCCACGGAGCTCTCGGAGCCTTGGCATTCGGCATAGGAACAAGCGAGGTGGAAATGGTACTCGCATCACAATGCATCATACAGACGAAACCACTGAAAATGCGCATCACTGTCGACGGGAAACTCTCATCCGGAGTTACAGCAAAGGACATAGCTCTTTACATAATAGCCCGAATGACCACAGGAGGAGCCACAGGATACTTCGTGGAATATGCCGGCGAAGCCATCCGCTCATTATCCATGGAGGAACGCATGACCCTATGCAACATGTCGATCGAAATGGGTGCACGCGGAGGCATGATAGCCCCCGACGAGACCACTTTCGCCTACGTCAAAGGACGTGAGTTCGCCCCTAAAGGTGAAGAATGGGACAAGGCTCTGGCATATTGGCGCACTCTCCCCACCGACGATGGCGCAGTCTTTGACTCTGAGATACACTTCAATGCAGCCGACATAGAGCCGCGTATCACCTTCGGCACCAATCCCGGCATGGGGATAGGAATCACCGAACGTATTCCCGCTCCGCAGCCGGAGGATGAACAAGGAAGGATATCCTACGACAAATCCCTCTCATACATGGGATTCCGCACCGGCGAATATCTCATAGGAACTCCGGTCGACTACGTGTTTCTCGGCTCATGCACCAACGGACGCATAGAGGATTTCCGAGCATTTGCCGGATATGTGAAAGGCAAGAAAAAGGCACCCGGAGTCACAGCCTGGCTCGTACCCGGCTCATGGAGCGTCGACAGGCAGATACGTGAAGAGGGCATTGACATCATCCTTGAAGAAGCGGGGTTCGAACTGCGTCAGCCGGGATGCTCCGCATGCCTCGCGATGAACGATGACAAGATTCCTGCGGGAAAACTCGCCGTATCCACCTCCAACCGCAATTTCGAAGGCCGCCAAGGTCCCGGAGCACGGACCATTCTTGCCGGACCTCTGGTAGCAGCCGCAGCAGCCGTCACAGGAAAGATCACCGACCCTCGCACCCTTTAA
- a CDS encoding 2-isopropylmalate synthase, whose translation MSDKLYIFDTTLRDGEQVPGCQLNTVEKIEVAKALESLGVDVIEAGFPVSSPGDFNSVVEISKAVTWPTICALTRAVENDIRVAADALRYAKHPRIHTGIGTSDPHIRYKFNSTREEILERAVAAVAYAKRYVEDVQFYAEDAGRTDNEYLARVVEAVIKAGATVINIPDTTGYCLPSEFGAKIKYLFDHVDGIDKVIIATHCHNDLGMATANTVSGIINGARQAEVTINGIGERAGNTALEEVVMTFRSHKELGIDTDINATRITGISSMVSSLMNMPVQPNKAIVGRNAFAHSSGIHQDGVLKNRESYEIIDPKDVGIDENSIVLTARSGRAALKHRLHVLGCELSSGELDKAYEAFLQLADRKKEINDDDVLMIAGQHRKASSRIKLDFLQVTSGIKVHSVASVGLDIAGEKFEACASGNGPVDAALSAIKNIIHRKMLLKEFLIQAINKGSNDVGKVHMTVEHEGVSYYGFSANTDIVAASAEAFIDAINKFVR comes from the coding sequence ATGAGCGACAAATTATACATTTTTGACACCACACTCCGTGACGGCGAGCAGGTGCCCGGATGCCAGTTGAACACTGTAGAAAAGATTGAAGTGGCAAAAGCCCTTGAGAGCCTCGGAGTCGATGTTATCGAAGCCGGATTTCCGGTATCAAGTCCCGGTGACTTCAATTCAGTGGTAGAAATATCCAAGGCTGTGACATGGCCCACAATATGTGCCCTCACAAGAGCTGTAGAGAACGACATACGCGTAGCAGCCGACGCGCTTCGCTACGCCAAGCATCCCCGAATCCATACAGGCATCGGGACTTCCGATCCGCACATAAGATACAAATTCAATTCCACACGTGAAGAGATACTTGAGCGGGCAGTCGCCGCAGTAGCATACGCCAAGAGATACGTCGAGGATGTTCAGTTCTACGCCGAGGACGCAGGACGCACCGACAACGAGTACCTCGCAAGAGTGGTCGAGGCTGTAATCAAGGCAGGCGCGACCGTCATCAACATCCCCGACACCACCGGTTACTGCCTCCCCTCGGAATTCGGGGCTAAAATAAAATACCTCTTCGATCATGTCGACGGCATTGACAAGGTGATAATCGCCACCCACTGTCACAACGACCTCGGCATGGCTACAGCCAATACAGTATCAGGTATCATAAACGGAGCCCGGCAAGCCGAGGTCACAATCAACGGCATAGGCGAACGCGCAGGCAACACAGCCCTTGAGGAAGTGGTTATGACATTCCGCTCCCATAAGGAACTCGGCATCGACACCGACATAAACGCCACACGCATAACAGGCATAAGCAGCATGGTATCGAGCCTCATGAACATGCCGGTACAGCCCAACAAAGCTATAGTAGGGCGCAACGCTTTCGCCCACTCTTCGGGCATACATCAGGACGGTGTACTTAAGAACCGCGAAAGCTACGAGATCATCGACCCCAAGGATGTCGGCATCGACGAGAATTCAATCGTGCTCACAGCCCGCAGCGGACGTGCCGCCCTCAAACACCGTCTGCACGTCCTCGGATGTGAACTCTCATCCGGAGAACTCGACAAAGCCTACGAAGCATTCCTGCAACTTGCCGACCGAAAGAAAGAGATCAACGATGATGACGTGCTGATGATAGCCGGACAGCACCGCAAGGCATCCTCACGCATCAAACTCGACTTCCTGCAAGTCACATCAGGCATCAAAGTACACTCTGTGGCAAGTGTCGGGCTTGACATTGCCGGAGAGAAGTTCGAAGCATGCGCATCTGGCAACGGCCCGGTCGACGCCGCTCTCTCGGCAATCAAAAACATCATCCATCGCAAAATGCTCCTCAAGGAATTTCTCATCCAGGCAATCAACAAGGGGAGCAACGATGTGGGCAAAGTGCACATGACTGTCGAGCACGAAGGCGTGTCCTACTACGGATTCTCAGCCAACACCGATATCGTAGCAGCCAGTGCCGAAGCGTTCATCGACGCCATCAACAAATTCGTGAGATAA